The Acidianus infernus genome window below encodes:
- a CDS encoding M20 family metallo-hydrolase, producing MEQKLLESLYKAIEDQKDFIISLYKEFIPIKALGPENGGEGEYSRAMKLKEIMEKYFDEVKEIDVKDERVPSKVRPNLIGTIKGRDQSKTLWIIAHMDTVPEGDRSLWKFDPFDVTVEGDYIYGRGVEDDGQAIVLGITLAKVLKELNLTPNINFSLLISADEETGSKYGVSYLAKNYSLFNKDDIILIPDAGNPEGSMIEVAEKSILWLKFTVIGKQAHASTPEKGINAHLLSMILGVTLYEELHEKYDAKNELFEPPTSTFEITKVEKNVENVNTIPGKHTFYMDCRILPQYDVDDVLNTINEIVKRFEAENNCKVEVEVVNREDTTRPTDENSDTVKLLKNAIKAVKGIDAKAIGIGGGTYAKYLRSLGLNPVVWMTCDETAHEPNEYVRISYILSDLKVISYMLM from the coding sequence ATGGAACAGAAATTATTGGAAAGTTTATATAAAGCCATTGAAGACCAAAAAGATTTTATTATTTCTCTCTATAAGGAATTCATACCAATAAAAGCCTTAGGTCCAGAAAATGGTGGTGAAGGAGAATATTCTAGAGCTATGAAATTAAAGGAAATTATGGAAAAATACTTTGACGAAGTCAAGGAGATAGATGTAAAAGATGAAAGAGTTCCTTCAAAAGTAAGGCCAAACCTTATTGGGACAATAAAAGGAAGAGATCAGAGTAAGACATTATGGATAATAGCTCATATGGACACTGTCCCAGAAGGAGATAGGAGTCTATGGAAATTTGATCCATTTGACGTTACCGTTGAAGGAGATTATATTTACGGTAGGGGGGTTGAGGACGATGGGCAAGCAATTGTCTTAGGAATTACGCTAGCTAAAGTTCTTAAGGAATTAAATCTTACTCCCAACATTAATTTTTCCTTGCTAATTTCAGCAGATGAAGAGACAGGAAGTAAGTACGGAGTTTCCTACTTGGCTAAGAATTACTCCTTATTTAACAAGGATGATATAATATTAATTCCAGACGCTGGTAATCCAGAAGGATCAATGATTGAAGTTGCAGAAAAAAGCATTTTATGGTTGAAATTTACTGTAATAGGTAAACAAGCTCACGCAAGCACGCCGGAGAAGGGGATTAACGCTCACCTTCTTTCAATGATATTAGGCGTTACTCTTTATGAAGAACTTCACGAAAAATATGATGCAAAAAACGAGTTATTTGAACCACCTACTTCGACATTTGAGATAACTAAAGTTGAGAAGAACGTGGAAAACGTTAATACCATACCAGGAAAGCATACATTTTACATGGACTGTAGAATTCTTCCTCAATATGACGTTGATGACGTTTTAAATACAATAAATGAAATTGTAAAAAGGTTTGAGGCAGAAAATAATTGTAAGGTTGAAGTCGAGGTAGTTAATAGGGAGGATACTACAAGACCTACTGACGAAAATTCTGATACTGTAAAATTGTTAAAGAATGCAATAAAGGCTGTAAAAGGCATTGATGCTAAGGCAATAGGTATAGGAGGAGGTACTTACGCAAAATATCTGAGGTCTTTAGGATTAAACCCAGTAGTTTGGATGACTTGCGACGAGACGGCTCATGAACCAAACGAGTATGTCAGGATTAGTTACATACTTTCGGATCTAAAAGTGATATCTTATATGCTAATGTGA
- a CDS encoding conjugal transfer protein: MIDKEVFRLINFRLIKLLLYVAKRENADVDATKLQKIFFLLEKEKGVELGLNFEPWFFGPYSELLQDYIDKLIELGEVDVIEHEVKDPFTELVITYNSTYVLKGEFKPEEKDVDIMEFFKEWVRKSRSEILKYVYEKYPEYGKYSLIRDKILGS, translated from the coding sequence ATGATTGATAAGGAGGTTTTTCGTCTTATTAATTTTCGTCTTATTAAGCTACTACTTTATGTTGCAAAAAGAGAGAATGCAGACGTTGACGCGACCAAACTCCAGAAGATATTCTTTTTGTTAGAGAAAGAGAAAGGAGTAGAGTTAGGACTTAATTTCGAACCATGGTTCTTCGGTCCATACTCTGAACTACTGCAAGACTACATTGACAAACTAATTGAACTAGGTGAAGTTGACGTAATTGAGCATGAGGTCAAAGATCCTTTCACAGAATTAGTGATAACGTACAACAGTACTTATGTGCTAAAGGGCGAGTTTAAGCCAGAAGAAAAGGACGTAGATATTATGGAATTCTTCAAAGAATGGGTTAGGAAAAGTAGAAGTGAGATTCTAAAATACGTCTACGAAAAATACCCAGAGTATGGTAAGTACTCCTTAATTAGAGATAAGATTTTGGGTAGTTAA
- a CDS encoding RNA-guided endonuclease TnpB family protein, translating into MARREKNPIRATVSMKIGLSNSLLALVNNYVKALRFTLFWLKENVKNPEEKGTLSKVHEGLYEKLRKEYNLPSKVAQDCYRDALATYKGWYNNPKKGRFPRVYKPTVWLTPKASYSVELEKMVVKIASVGELPILGYPRNLKDYLAWEMKEARLTIKDGKAFLKVVFEKPKVKIQPKGSVAVDINMSDIVVGKDDTHYVRIPTRLHDAYHFKSLAENLQKKYPRRWKENKRILHRIRSFHQKAKRIMEDFARKVGKWTIEIAEDLGANVIKLENLKNLIRNVDKLPSEFHDKLYLMQYRRIQYWIEWQAKKHGLIVKYVNPRYSSVSCPKCGKKMTEIAHRYFHCPSCGYENDRDVIAVTNLNGRGSLTLSTAPQMRDVNPNR; encoded by the coding sequence ATGGCTAGGAGGGAGAAAAACCCAATCAGAGCTACGGTTTCAATGAAGATTGGCTTGTCTAACTCCCTCCTAGCCCTCGTGAACAACTACGTAAAAGCACTCCGTTTCACCTTGTTCTGGTTGAAAGAGAACGTGAAAAACCCTGAAGAAAAGGGCACACTTTCTAAAGTGCACGAGGGATTGTATGAAAAGCTGAGGAAAGAGTACAATCTACCATCAAAGGTTGCTCAAGACTGCTATCGTGATGCCTTGGCAACATACAAGGGTTGGTATAACAACCCGAAAAAAGGTAGGTTTCCAAGAGTTTATAAGCCCACTGTATGGTTGACACCAAAAGCTAGCTACAGTGTGGAGTTAGAGAAAATGGTAGTTAAGATAGCAAGTGTTGGTGAACTACCAATACTAGGTTATCCTAGAAATCTAAAGGACTACTTAGCATGGGAGATGAAAGAAGCTAGGCTAACAATCAAGGATGGCAAAGCTTTCCTTAAGGTGGTTTTTGAGAAACCAAAAGTTAAGATACAACCCAAAGGTAGTGTTGCCGTAGATATTAACATGAGCGATATTGTCGTTGGTAAGGATGACACTCACTACGTTAGGATACCCACTCGCCTTCACGATGCTTATCACTTCAAGTCATTAGCTGAGAATTTGCAAAAGAAGTATCCTAGAAGGTGGAAGGAGAACAAGAGAATTCTACATAGGATACGCTCTTTTCATCAAAAGGCCAAACGAATCATGGAGGATTTTGCTAGGAAAGTTGGCAAATGGACCATTGAGATTGCTGAGGATTTGGGTGCCAACGTTATAAAGTTGGAGAACTTGAAGAACCTCATCAGGAACGTTGATAAGCTACCAAGTGAGTTTCACGATAAACTCTACCTAATGCAATATCGTCGTATTCAGTATTGGATAGAGTGGCAGGCTAAGAAGCATGGGTTGATTGTTAAGTATGTTAATCCTAGATATTCCTCAGTTTCTTGTCCAAAGTGTGGCAAGAAGATGACTGAGATTGCTCATAGGTATTTTCACTGCCCCTCATGTGGCTATGAGAACGATCGTGACGTTATTGCAGTCACGAATTTAAATGGGAGGGGGTCTCTGACCCTCTCGACTGCCCCTCAAATGAGAGATGTAAACCCAAATCGATGA
- a CDS encoding hydrogenase maturation protease: protein MKVVIGVGNIFMKDDGCGSFIAQALDGLIPIDVKDLGMGSLSIIDDIRDYDEIIIIDAADIDNDVEVFEIKTELEDEIPQAVISMSLGGSHSMSMRDILTILNSDGKNRKIIVIGCKPKEIDVGYGLSEEMIKNGLKAIDKLKEFIDFDVDEAKKRFLSIIREIKR, encoded by the coding sequence ATGAAAGTCGTAATAGGGGTAGGAAATATTTTTATGAAAGACGATGGTTGCGGAAGCTTTATAGCCCAAGCATTAGACGGGTTAATTCCAATAGATGTTAAAGACCTGGGAATGGGAAGTTTATCTATAATAGATGATATAAGGGATTACGATGAAATAATCATTATTGACGCAGCAGATATAGATAATGACGTAGAAGTTTTTGAAATAAAAACTGAATTAGAAGATGAAATTCCTCAAGCAGTGATTTCGATGTCTTTAGGTGGCTCTCACTCCATGTCTATGAGAGATATACTTACAATCTTAAATTCTGATGGTAAAAATAGAAAAATTATTGTAATAGGTTGCAAGCCAAAGGAAATCGATGTAGGATACGGTTTAAGCGAAGAAATGATTAAAAACGGATTAAAAGCGATAGATAAATTGAAAGAATTTATAGATTTTGACGTAGATGAGGCAAAGAAACGATTTCTTTCAATTATACGAGAAATTAAACGCTAA
- a CDS encoding 50S ribosomal protein L13e: protein MNPPTPIIKRPNYSFEYPHERKSTREGRGFSLGELKAVNLTPEKARKLGLRVDKRRKSVHQENIDALKKYLDELNKEKNTQSKA, encoded by the coding sequence ATGAACCCCCCTACTCCTATAATTAAGAGGCCTAATTACTCTTTTGAATATCCCCATGAAAGGAAAAGTACTAGGGAAGGAAGAGGGTTTAGTTTAGGAGAACTTAAGGCCGTGAATTTAACCCCTGAAAAAGCTAGAAAGCTTGGACTAAGGGTTGATAAGAGAAGGAAATCTGTTCATCAGGAAAACATTGATGCTCTTAAAAAATATTTGGATGAATTAAATAAAGAAAAGAATACTCAATCTAAGGCATAA
- a CDS encoding nucleotidyltransferase domain-containing protein: MARAVHDIEPSAEVYIIGGVAEDRITVLSDIDILIVIKRKLSGKERKELSKKVLIRAMDFYSLPFDAPVELHIEDEENAKRFLSTSKKTIKITE; this comes from the coding sequence ATTGCGAGAGCTGTACACGATATAGAACCTAGTGCGGAAGTTTATATAATAGGGGGCGTTGCGGAAGATAGGATTACTGTACTTAGCGATATCGATATTCTCATAGTCATAAAAAGGAAACTTTCAGGAAAGGAAAGAAAAGAGTTATCTAAAAAAGTATTAATTAGAGCTATGGACTTTTATAGTCTCCCTTTTGACGCTCCAGTAGAACTCCATATTGAAGATGAGGAAAACGCAAAAAGATTCTTATCTACCTCAAAGAAGACTATTAAAATTACTGAATAA
- a CDS encoding zinc ribbon domain-containing protein: protein MPSSGQLYEERKPTSTSAIPEEGVYEVKYSKNYLELLRERRRLFKKLTRRLLHLYRNLASHLIETLHELGVSTIYLGYPFNIVQEKGNKFTVNMWSYRKLMESIELKAQEYGMKVYEVVEYNTSKYCAYHDVEVKRNPRGVIICPKGHKLHSDLNGALNILKKAVGVIVNAVKKPLSFIVDHNRVAPIKGGVTPKTSGNPR from the coding sequence ATGCCCTCCTCTGGTCAACTTTATGAGGAGCGGAAGCCGACTTCTACTTCCGCAATACCGGAGGAGGGTGTCTACGAAGTTAAATACTCAAAAAATTATCTAGAATTGTTAAGGGAAAGGAGGAGGTTGTTTAAGAAACTAACTAGGAGGCTCCTTCACCTCTACCGTAACTTAGCTTCTCACCTTATTGAAACACTCCACGAACTAGGAGTATCAACAATCTACTTAGGTTACCCATTCAACATTGTGCAAGAAAAAGGCAACAAGTTCACAGTAAATATGTGGTCTTATCGTAAGTTAATGGAATCCATAGAATTGAAGGCTCAAGAATATGGTATGAAGGTGTATGAAGTCGTTGAGTACAATACGTCCAAGTACTGTGCTTACCACGACGTGGAAGTTAAGAGGAACCCAAGAGGAGTAATCATTTGTCCCAAGGGTCATAAACTTCATAGCGACCTAAACGGCGCGTTAAACATTCTAAAGAAGGCAGTAGGAGTAATCGTTAACGCAGTGAAAAAACCCTTGTCTTTCATCGTGGATCATAACCGAGTAGCACCCATCAAAGGGGGTGTAACCCCTAAGACCTCGGGGAACCCTCGCTAG
- a CDS encoding NifB/NifX family molybdenum-iron cluster-binding protein, with product MIICTTVNDSMKFEIFSKAKYLVLMNENGEIIEKRNNPALNSPMKRPAVAKECVELKASTVIAPHGSLCFPSYRILKKAGIKMLIANPGEDLRSSNLKEVNMKEVIYSSFLAMKERITEH from the coding sequence ATGATAATCTGCACTACAGTTAACGATAGCATGAAATTCGAAATCTTCTCCAAAGCGAAATACCTAGTATTAATGAATGAAAATGGAGAAATTATAGAAAAGAGAAATAACCCTGCACTCAACTCCCCAATGAAGAGACCGGCTGTAGCTAAAGAATGCGTAGAGCTTAAGGCAAGCACAGTTATAGCTCCTCATGGTTCATTATGCTTCCCTTCATATAGAATATTAAAGAAGGCAGGAATAAAGATGTTAATAGCAAATCCAGGGGAGGACTTGAGAAGTAGCAACTTGAAGGAAGTAAATATGAAGGAAGTGATTTACTCCAGCTTTTTAGCAATGAAGGAAAGAATAACAGAGCATTAA
- a CDS encoding creatininase family protein: MHLLYSTRDEVFNKISLLPIGSIEQHGPHLPMGTDAIIAEEIAKRVESEFKNDVLLFPTIYYSCSIEHSGLPYVGVSYITFYNYLVEVIKKALELTKAVIIVNAHGGNQAILEVIKREINLNRGDKKESYDNKKVYIFYPDYNFFQGEDLHAGTVETSTIKYLHPSIVKENKVGKDFSVKEGVFNTITTAEANPQGIINIGEFKIDINIGESFIRHNVNKLKELVLKILKENK; encoded by the coding sequence ATGCATTTACTTTACTCAACCAGGGACGAAGTTTTTAATAAGATTTCTTTACTTCCTATTGGCAGTATTGAACAACATGGACCCCATTTACCAATGGGTACAGATGCAATTATTGCAGAGGAGATAGCTAAGAGAGTAGAGAGCGAATTTAAAAATGACGTGTTATTATTCCCTACAATTTATTATTCATGCTCCATTGAACATAGCGGTTTACCTTATGTTGGAGTATCTTATATTACATTCTACAACTACTTAGTAGAGGTAATAAAGAAGGCCTTAGAATTAACTAAGGCAGTAATAATAGTCAATGCACACGGAGGAAACCAGGCAATTCTAGAGGTAATAAAGAGGGAAATAAATCTAAATAGAGGTGACAAAAAGGAGAGCTATGATAACAAAAAAGTATACATATTCTACCCTGACTATAACTTCTTTCAAGGCGAGGACTTACATGCGGGAACTGTCGAAACTTCAACGATAAAATACCTTCATCCGTCCATTGTCAAAGAGAACAAGGTGGGCAAAGATTTTTCAGTAAAAGAAGGAGTATTCAATACAATAACCACAGCAGAAGCTAACCCACAAGGAATTATAAATATTGGAGAATTTAAAATTGATATAAATATTGGAGAGTCGTTCATAAGGCATAATGTAAATAAATTAAAGGAATTAGTTCTTAAAATATTGAAAGAAAATAAATAA
- a CDS encoding STK_08120 family protein translates to MKLIDEIENEHGTNVLTILSDPFFLFPSMLKATNVEKIDNKYKVEIPIKGIFYLPFNLIIYVTRYTSINSVNYVVNVADFAEHRWGNIWFDIEDKKIKLNLDISLPLDFINSKILEKRVKEFKEKFNELIRIERIKRKI, encoded by the coding sequence ATGAAATTGATAGACGAGATCGAAAATGAACATGGCACTAACGTTTTAACTATACTTTCGGACCCGTTTTTCTTGTTCCCTTCAATGTTAAAAGCTACGAATGTTGAGAAAATTGATAATAAATACAAGGTAGAAATTCCAATAAAGGGAATCTTTTATTTGCCATTTAACCTAATAATTTACGTAACTAGGTATACCTCAATAAATTCAGTGAACTATGTCGTGAACGTAGCTGATTTCGCTGAGCACAGATGGGGAAATATATGGTTTGATATTGAAGATAAGAAAATTAAGTTGAACCTCGATATTTCTTTGCCACTAGATTTTATAAACTCGAAAATTTTAGAAAAAAGAGTTAAAGAATTCAAAGAAAAATTTAACGAATTAATAAGGATTGAAAGAATAAAAAGAAAAATTTGA
- a CDS encoding PhoH family protein, which produces MLESIKPMSKGQEELLNALTNSNYNIIGVFGPTGTGKSLFSLAYSIDAVSTGKFRKLIVAKPIVDVVTQEELTRKEYDKYEDMVKDYIKDVLGGFAEEKTIDDLFSSGKIEVLDSRYLRGRSFNDSIIFLDDVQLMKPESVLELFIRSGKNSRLIIAGDPVFQTLSNEADSSEIIREVLLNEKDAKVVDLGIKDIVRAGTKRGIRLLLEYKLRSRKLSEAEKKVMDSAKIRAPDADIITVVEFSEEKKKLNITSEHVPDALIVVKEGNAGRLIGKSGERINGIESDTKMKVRVVELKLDFKDMIRAVHPLPWVVKHVEDVDFQGNELVVRLKKESGGFIGQKGVNIRLVEYVIKQMFNVGVRVIQPNEENQS; this is translated from the coding sequence ATGCTAGAGTCAATCAAACCTATGAGTAAAGGCCAAGAAGAATTACTTAACGCACTTACTAACTCCAATTATAATATTATAGGAGTATTTGGTCCCACTGGAACTGGGAAAAGTCTATTCTCATTAGCTTATAGTATTGATGCAGTATCTACTGGAAAATTTAGAAAATTAATTGTAGCAAAGCCTATAGTTGATGTAGTAACTCAGGAAGAATTAACAAGAAAAGAGTATGACAAGTATGAAGATATGGTAAAGGATTACATAAAGGACGTCTTGGGTGGTTTTGCGGAAGAGAAAACTATAGATGATTTATTCTCTTCCGGTAAAATAGAAGTGCTCGATTCAAGGTACCTAAGAGGGAGGTCTTTCAACGACTCGATAATATTTTTAGACGATGTTCAGTTAATGAAGCCCGAAAGCGTATTAGAACTGTTCATAAGGTCAGGGAAGAACTCAAGGTTAATTATTGCTGGAGACCCTGTTTTCCAGACTTTAAGTAATGAGGCAGATTCTTCTGAAATTATAAGGGAAGTGTTACTGAACGAGAAAGACGCAAAGGTTGTGGACTTAGGAATAAAAGATATAGTTAGGGCAGGGACTAAGAGGGGAATAAGGCTTTTGCTAGAGTATAAATTAAGGTCTAGAAAACTCAGCGAAGCCGAAAAGAAGGTAATGGATTCAGCAAAAATTCGCGCTCCAGATGCAGATATAATAACTGTAGTTGAGTTCTCAGAAGAGAAGAAAAAGCTTAATATAACCTCAGAGCATGTTCCTGATGCATTAATAGTAGTAAAGGAAGGCAATGCTGGTAGGCTAATAGGTAAAAGTGGGGAAAGGATTAACGGAATAGAGAGCGATACTAAGATGAAGGTTAGAGTAGTGGAGTTAAAGTTAGACTTTAAGGATATGATAAGGGCGGTGCATCCTTTACCTTGGGTAGTTAAGCATGTTGAGGATGTAGATTTTCAAGGTAACGAGCTCGTAGTGAGATTAAAGAAAGAGTCCGGAGGCTTCATAGGTCAGAAAGGTGTAAATATAAGGCTAGTTGAATACGTAATTAAACAAATGTTTAATGTAGGAGTTAGAGTAATTCAACCAAATGAGGAAAATCAATCATAA
- a CDS encoding HEPN domain-containing protein, which yields MAYQEGYYNVSCFYAEQVVQLKAKAFIFRFYAKDSRNKGIAFNNLQKRKHQELHR from the coding sequence ATAGCATATCAAGAAGGATATTATAATGTATCCTGCTTTTACGCAGAACAAGTGGTGCAATTGAAAGCTAAAGCATTTATTTTTAGGTTTTATGCCAAGGATTCTCGGAATAAGGGAATTGCTTTCAATAATTTACAGAAACGAAAACATCAAGAACTTCATAGATAA
- a CDS encoding methyltransferase domain-containing protein → MSSIFDSINSWNYRPFRRMGVTICEELRIGKLVSSIIKRINPKKALEIGCGNCLVTLSVEKETKLPSLISIEVWKDEITDKEVKDYLRGEDYNLVENLFPLPFKEKSFDLAYSVLYFYNKIRKERNYLANEISKVIKDNGYFILIEPEIVRNMRKDFFNAGFSEVEYHVDQGIFFSLMKKVDTDNQKTTGIT, encoded by the coding sequence ATGTCATCTATCTTTGACAGTATAAACTCCTGGAATTACAGACCGTTTAGAAGAATGGGAGTCACAATATGTGAGGAACTGAGGATAGGTAAACTCGTTTCATCAATAATAAAGAGGATCAATCCCAAGAAAGCCCTAGAAATAGGTTGCGGTAACTGTTTAGTTACGTTAAGCGTTGAGAAGGAGACCAAACTTCCTTCCCTAATTTCAATAGAAGTATGGAAGGATGAAATTACAGACAAGGAAGTCAAGGACTATTTAAGAGGTGAGGATTACAATTTAGTGGAGAACTTGTTTCCTTTACCTTTCAAAGAGAAAAGCTTCGATTTAGCTTATTCTGTCCTTTATTTTTATAATAAAATAAGAAAGGAAAGAAACTACTTAGCCAATGAGATAAGCAAAGTAATAAAGGATAACGGGTATTTCATACTTATTGAACCGGAGATTGTTAGGAACATGAGGAAAGATTTCTTCAACGCGGGATTTTCTGAAGTTGAATATCATGTAGACCAAGGAATATTCTTCTCATTAATGAAGAAAGTTGATACTGATAATCAAAAGACTACTGGCATTACGTGA
- a CDS encoding HEPN domain-containing protein — translation MSGNRVQRLKRRALRFLADAKNDYNEGYYDTSTFHVEQALQLYIKAIIFELFGKDYVGYGIRELLGYLSKLLKENGYEDLSRKLNELIREYREQLISIEDAYIDSRYEDIDYYEEESKELIDVADKIINFLEEVAKNVKLG, via the coding sequence GTGAGTGGAAATAGAGTACAAAGATTAAAAAGGAGAGCCTTAAGGTTCTTAGCTGACGCAAAGAATGATTATAATGAAGGTTATTACGATACTAGCACATTTCACGTAGAGCAAGCTTTACAGCTTTATATTAAAGCAATAATTTTTGAACTCTTCGGAAAAGATTATGTAGGGTATGGAATAAGGGAATTATTAGGTTATTTATCCAAATTGCTAAAGGAAAACGGTTATGAAGATTTGTCAAGAAAGTTAAATGAACTTATCAGAGAATATAGAGAGCAACTAATTTCTATTGAGGACGCATATATAGACTCTAGATACGAGGATATAGATTATTATGAAGAAGAATCAAAAGAACTAATTGATGTCGCAGATAAAATAATCAATTTCCTAGAGGAGGTGGCTAAAAACGTTAAGTTGGGTTAA
- a CDS encoding MFS transporter: MSKSFPSPFRSIDSLKLTFNHIKIWYTAGMGFFTDAYDLLIIGYILTTINDAYKYAGIVMPGFTSYLVGPDKDFWNGLLASIALWAAIVGQLIFGYLGDYLGRKKIYGVEATLLTIGAILSALSPNLLWLIIFRFIMGVGIGGDYPISATIMSEYANVRDRGKLIALVFSNQALGSLAAAAVGIISALVLPPCIAWRVMAGIGAIPAATVIYLRRKVPETPRYSLLANGNVEEAKKAASFLGGNIDAQQPVVAKRMSANEFLSKYGTLLIGTTIPWFILDIAFYGTGIYSSPIIAPIFGSPFPKSSTVLPLSVFQGDLAYALFLGAVPYLVGFPGYFTAVALLDKLGRKTIQIQGFVMMAIIYLIVSAVMIVTYTSKGPKVSGFLIPAEAAFVLYALSFFFIDFGPNTTTFVIPAEVYPVRFRTTGHGISAASGKLGAAITTYLFPTLLTEMGIKNLLVMLAVVSVIGALVTFFFVPETKNKSLEEASNEEIITTTITTDKQ, from the coding sequence ATGAGTAAATCTTTCCCTTCACCGTTTAGATCTATAGATTCCCTAAAACTGACGTTTAATCATATAAAAATATGGTACACTGCAGGAATGGGTTTCTTCACTGACGCATACGATTTACTAATAATAGGTTATATATTAACTACTATAAATGACGCTTACAAATACGCGGGAATAGTAATGCCAGGATTTACTTCATATTTAGTAGGTCCAGATAAGGATTTCTGGAACGGATTATTAGCTTCTATAGCGTTGTGGGCGGCAATAGTAGGTCAGCTAATATTTGGATATTTAGGAGATTACTTGGGCAGGAAAAAGATTTACGGAGTAGAAGCTACTTTACTGACTATAGGAGCGATTTTGAGCGCGCTATCTCCTAACCTACTTTGGTTAATAATATTCAGGTTTATAATGGGTGTAGGAATTGGCGGGGATTATCCAATCTCGGCTACAATAATGAGTGAATACGCAAACGTTAGAGATAGAGGAAAACTTATTGCACTAGTTTTCTCAAATCAAGCCTTAGGCTCGTTAGCCGCAGCCGCAGTAGGAATAATCTCTGCCTTAGTTTTACCTCCATGCATAGCTTGGAGAGTTATGGCAGGTATAGGAGCGATTCCAGCTGCGACAGTAATATATTTAAGGAGGAAAGTTCCTGAGACTCCAAGATATTCACTATTAGCAAATGGAAATGTAGAAGAAGCTAAGAAGGCTGCATCTTTCTTAGGAGGAAATATTGATGCACAACAACCTGTAGTAGCAAAAAGAATGAGTGCGAATGAATTCTTATCTAAGTACGGTACTTTATTAATAGGTACTACAATTCCTTGGTTCATATTGGATATAGCGTTCTATGGAACAGGAATTTACTCTTCGCCAATAATTGCTCCGATATTTGGATCGCCGTTCCCTAAGTCCTCGACAGTTTTGCCCTTATCAGTTTTCCAAGGAGACCTTGCTTATGCATTATTCCTTGGAGCAGTTCCCTACCTTGTAGGTTTTCCAGGATACTTTACTGCAGTAGCTTTATTAGATAAACTAGGAAGGAAGACTATACAAATTCAAGGATTTGTAATGATGGCAATAATTTACCTCATAGTTTCAGCCGTAATGATAGTTACTTACACATCGAAAGGCCCTAAGGTTAGTGGGTTCTTAATACCAGCTGAGGCAGCGTTCGTGCTATATGCATTGAGCTTCTTCTTCATTGATTTTGGGCCAAATACGACAACTTTCGTTATCCCTGCCGAGGTTTATCCAGTAAGGTTTAGGACTACAGGTCACGGAATTTCTGCAGCCTCAGGGAAATTAGGAGCGGCAATAACTACTTACTTATTCCCAACTTTATTGACAGAGATGGGAATAAAGAACTTGCTAGTAATGCTTGCAGTGGTTAGCGTTATAGGAGCTTTAGTAACGTTCTTCTTTGTTCCGGAAACAAAGAATAAGAGCTTAGAAGAGGCGTCAAATGAGGAAATAATTACTACCACTATTACTACAGATAAACAGTAA
- a CDS encoding ATP cone domain-containing protein, with amino-acid sequence MTKVIKRSGEEEEYLSDKLYNALIRAGASDEVAKEIVKEIDERVKEREKISTDEIRRYVLTRLQQLEPEVADAWQFYDRVFKGRITFENGKAIVVDKGKLYLGRKVKDFNGKGLENAEQVKEILDELKEDMDYGLSPKVINARLYALFMGVLHKKDMPEGEKEKAIKYINDFRESLGWKPYELKYPLQS; translated from the coding sequence ATGACTAAAGTAATTAAGAGATCAGGAGAAGAGGAAGAATACCTCTCAGATAAGCTTTATAATGCATTAATAAGAGCAGGTGCATCAGATGAAGTTGCGAAGGAAATTGTAAAAGAGATCGACGAACGGGTTAAGGAGAGGGAAAAGATTTCAACAGACGAAATAAGGAGATACGTTTTAACTAGGTTACAACAACTTGAGCCTGAAGTAGCAGATGCGTGGCAGTTCTACGATAGAGTATTTAAAGGAAGAATAACCTTTGAGAACGGTAAGGCAATAGTTGTTGATAAAGGAAAACTGTACTTAGGCAGAAAAGTTAAGGATTTTAACGGTAAAGGACTTGAAAACGCAGAGCAAGTTAAGGAAATACTAGATGAACTAAAAGAGGACATGGACTACGGCCTTAGTCCCAAAGTTATTAATGCAAGACTTTACGCATTATTTATGGGCGTACTTCATAAGAAGGACATGCCGGAAGGCGAGAAGGAGAAGGCCATAAAGTACATTAACGATTTCAGAGAAAGTCTGGGTTGGAAGCCTTATGAGCTAAAATATCCCTTACAATCTTAG